A region of the Mangifera indica cultivar Alphonso chromosome 10, CATAS_Mindica_2.1, whole genome shotgun sequence genome:
atataaaaagtttatagaCAATGTAAGTTACTACTGTAATGCCATGAggagggctggattcgaaccgagccgaccttagccgagctcgagctgctcgccaaattttttaattaaaaattttgatacaaaacaacatcgttttaaccaatatatattaaaacgacatcgttttaataacgaaaaacgagtcgagccaAATTCGAACCGAGTTCGAGTTAGGCTTTCACAAgttcgaactcgagctcaactatatgtgaaccaagccaagcttgagctcggctctgctcggctcgaatccagccctagccaTGAGTGTGTCTCTTATTGTTTATGTCTatcttctttaaaaaaattctccCTTTCTGCAGGGATTTGGTTTTCAACAACTTAATTGTCAAAGCCCAAGTGCTTTGTTCAGAATTGATACTCTTACTTGTAAATTTGTTGAAGCTTACCttcatatatttaagatttgactattttatttaagttaatttttttttaattttagcatACATTAGTTTGTTTGTTGTCTCAATAGCCAGGTTTCTTGGAAACAATGGCCGATCAGGAACCATTCCTCAGCAAAAGGCTGTATATCCTAAAAACATGTAAGCTGTAGCTTCAGTTTTCTTGagaattatgcatatatatcatgTCAAATTAGATGGATGTTATATgtcaatatttattatatcttccttGAAAGTTTTTGACATTCAAATGTCGAAGAGGTATTGGTGCCAAATGCTTCGTGAAtagattaagaagaaaaagaattaaacttatcatacaaactgaagaagaatgaaaaatgcACTACTCCTACAAGTATGTATCTTGGAATTAGGCCAactgattaattttaaaaattaagacgATAATTGTAAGTAATTGACGAAAGTAATTGAAAGTCTTGACTGAATAGTTTCTTTCCAGATTTATATGCATATGTTTCCTATTCATCTGGtgtttaaaattctattttgtTCAGAGATTTATCTTACAACTATTTTTTGAGTTATGATTTGATGTACTATATCCCTAGCAATTTTACTTCATACTTCGaagtataatttatctttgcATTGGACTGAACAGGAATCTAGCGGCcagcaatttcatttttgataGCTCAAACATCTGGTTGGTTATAGttcatttttcaatatataactaGAAATATATAGTCTCAGCAATGGGATATGCTGTGCTTTAACAAACATAACTGGTAATGTTCTTTGTGCCCTTCAGTATTCTCCCCGGATTGAATTGTCTGCTGAGAAATTTCCCCTGCAGTAAGAATGCTCCGTGTTGTAAGCTTCTTTCTTTCAGCTGTATAACTGTTTTATGAAATTTAGTATATTACCAATTTACCTTTCTACTATATTGCTGTTGTTGCTTTGTAAATTGTTTGTTCATTAAGCTCTAGTTAGGATAACAGAGCCAAACTGATAGCGTAGTATACGTTTGCAATATGCTGATTCAAGTTTTGCAATCTAGTGTGGTGGTGAAGAAATGAAAGTTGATAGCATAGTGTATAAGGCTGATAACAATGATATTGTTGGAGCTTCTTCTAATCTACTTGATGCAGAAAAACTGGCAATTAGTGATGCCAATTTGTTTTCTGATAGGCAATCAACAGATTCAACACACATGTTCAAAATGCTAGCTCACAAGTGACTGGCACTGTAGCCCCAAAGCTTTATCAGTCTTCAAGGCAATCCCCTGAATCACTTAGATATTATGGACTTTGTCTGGAAAATGGACCTTACAATGTAAGCTTCTCCTTTGTTGAGGCAACCTTCTTGGTGATCAAGGCTCACAAACATGGAAGAGTCTTGCAAGGCTTGTTTTTACTATCTATGTTCAGGTAAACTTGCTGGAGAATTTTGGTTCTTGTCCTTGAATACATAGCTTCTACTATTGTTGTTTCATCTATTTACTCTCGTATTTGATCCTGTAGGGAACTCtccaattaataaaaatttggcaTATCAAAAGAAGCAGGCGGAAATAGGAGAGCACTTGCCAAAGAAATGTAATGTTAATGTATCTGAAAAGTATCCTGAAATCCATCTTTCTGGTTGGTAAAGGGACTTGTTGCATCTTAGTATCATTCCAAGTACATTATGTGATTCCTTTGGACATTATATGCTTTAAGATGAGTTAATGACAAATATACATTATATGTTTTCTGATATACATATAACTGAATTTTCTTACTCGAATTTCACACCAATTGTTGGTATTTCATGTTAAAAGAACCAAACTATGTTGATTGTTGGTATTGTAATAGCTCTCGGAATTTCAGGCTTGATactgatatttttaactttttgcaTGTAGATAAGAAGAAATAATGATGTTGcagaacaaaatattaattttaaaactttatgttCAAGAAATCATCATGTAAAATGCTCTTCAGGTTTTGccttttcatcacataatcctCATCACAAACCTATATGCAAAGTCCTCCACCTAATGTTCTGTTGGTGCATTGGATGGAATCGTTTAatttgataccatttgttggACACTCGAACCTTAATAAATGCTAATTGGGTCTCTTCCACTCGAAAGCATAGACCCAATAACATTTATGGAGTTCTCGTAGCATTTTGGGCCAACTTGCAGCTCATTGGTATAACATGTCCCATTGCATCAAACCCACCAACTTGTTCCTCTAGGTACTCATCAAATAAAAGAACACCAAAAAATCCTTAgaagctagggttggattcaatttGAGCCGAATCTAAGTTTGGACTTGTTTGAATAGATTAGAGATATAGTCGACTGAGATGAATAGTACACTAGTAGGATAAATAAAGTTACGATTGGGATAAATAGTGTTGTCAAAGGGTGATTTAAACTGGACTATAGTCTGACTACCCAGTTGAGACTCTagttcaaatcaagtcaaacacTAATTCAAGCCAAACCGACTCAGTTCGAATCCACCCTCACAAGAAGCCAACTCTATAGCCGATAATTACAATTGCATAAAACAACTTTTCCCACCAACAGGCATCTTCAAGCTCAACACTGACTGAAGTTGAGGGATTGTTTTTACCAATACAACTAATTCCAATGAGATCTCCACATAACAATTCATTGCGGATATATGTTGATCCATTTATGTTCAAAACATGCTTTTAAAAACCAGCAATCCAATCAATTGAATTGTCACCTGTTAACAAAAACAGTTACGATTCATTTAAAAA
Encoded here:
- the LOC123227525 gene encoding probable LRR receptor-like serine/threonine-protein kinase At1g56130 isoform X1, translating into MWNLLSSCFSGLDDRVLIFVMQNNVFMIASNVLELSCLQRNLAYPSGYLRNVVISVSMPSDIEEYKKFIDNGFGFQQLNCQSPSALFRIDTLTSRFLGNNGRSGTIPQQKAVYPKNMNLAASNFIFDSSNICILPGLNCLLRNFPCSKNAPCCNQQIQHTCSKC
- the LOC123227525 gene encoding probable LRR receptor-like serine/threonine-protein kinase At1g56130 isoform X2, translating into MFFSNVLELSCLQRNLAYPSGYLRNVVISVSMPSDIEEYKKFIDNGFGFQQLNCQSPSALFRIDTLTSRFLGNNGRSGTIPQQKAVYPKNMNLAASNFIFDSSNICILPGLNCLLRNFPCSKNAPCCNQQIQHTCSKC